Proteins encoded within one genomic window of Longimicrobiaceae bacterium:
- the guaA gene encoding glutamine-hydrolyzing GMP synthase, whose translation MDSNRILIIDYGSQFTQLIARRIREEHVYCEIHPPTRSLEWIREWAPKGIILSGGPSSVYGEDVPTAEPELLRMGTPVLGVCYGMQLITFLEGGVVERGKREYGRAQVTVQDPSGIFDGFAAGESTPVWMSHGDHVVEPPPGYRLLASTEGLPWAAFQAEDRPVFGVQFHLEVVHTVRGADMISNFVFGICGCAPTWTAGSYIDSEVERIRALVGDAQVICGLSGGVDSSVAATLVHRAIGDQLTNVFVDTGLLRKGEREGVERTFRAHMGMKLETVDASELFLERLKGVEDPERKRKIIGNTFIDVFEDAVARAGSDAKFLVQGTLYPDVIESLSVKGPSATIKTHHNVGGLKEDMKFALIEPLRELFKDEVRQVGRELGLPEEMVGRHPFPGPGLAIRILGAVDRGELDVLRQADAIYLEEIRAAGLYDDIWQAFAVLLPVRSVGVMGDERTYENVCALRAVTSRDGMTADWYPFPHDVLARISTRIINEVDGINRVCYDISSKPPATIEWE comes from the coding sequence GTGGATTCCAACCGCATCCTGATCATCGACTACGGCTCGCAGTTCACGCAGCTCATCGCCCGGCGGATCCGGGAGGAGCACGTCTACTGCGAGATCCACCCCCCCACGCGCTCGCTGGAGTGGATCCGCGAGTGGGCGCCCAAGGGGATCATCCTTTCCGGCGGCCCCTCGTCCGTCTATGGCGAGGACGTCCCCACCGCCGAGCCCGAGCTGCTCCGGATGGGCACTCCCGTGCTCGGCGTGTGCTACGGGATGCAGCTCATCACCTTCCTGGAGGGCGGCGTGGTGGAGCGCGGCAAGCGGGAGTACGGCCGCGCGCAGGTGACGGTGCAGGACCCGTCCGGGATCTTCGACGGCTTCGCGGCCGGCGAGTCCACCCCCGTGTGGATGAGCCACGGCGACCACGTGGTGGAGCCGCCGCCGGGGTACCGCCTCCTCGCCAGCACCGAGGGGCTGCCGTGGGCCGCGTTCCAGGCGGAGGACCGTCCCGTCTTCGGCGTGCAGTTCCACCTGGAGGTGGTGCACACCGTCCGGGGCGCGGACATGATCTCCAACTTCGTCTTCGGCATCTGCGGGTGCGCGCCCACCTGGACGGCGGGCTCGTACATCGACAGCGAGGTGGAGCGGATCCGCGCGCTGGTGGGTGACGCGCAGGTCATCTGCGGCCTCTCGGGCGGGGTGGACTCGTCCGTGGCCGCCACGCTGGTGCACCGCGCCATCGGCGACCAGCTCACCAACGTGTTCGTGGACACCGGGCTGCTGCGGAAAGGCGAGCGGGAGGGTGTGGAGCGCACCTTCCGGGCGCACATGGGGATGAAGCTGGAGACCGTGGACGCGTCGGAGCTGTTCCTGGAGCGGCTGAAAGGGGTGGAGGACCCGGAGCGGAAGCGGAAGATCATCGGCAACACCTTCATCGACGTGTTCGAGGACGCCGTCGCAAGGGCGGGCTCCGACGCGAAGTTCCTGGTGCAGGGGACGCTCTACCCGGATGTGATCGAGTCGCTCTCGGTGAAGGGCCCCTCCGCGACCATCAAGACGCACCACAACGTGGGCGGGCTCAAGGAGGACATGAAGTTCGCGCTCATCGAGCCGCTCCGCGAGCTGTTCAAGGACGAGGTGCGGCAGGTGGGGCGCGAGCTGGGGCTCCCGGAGGAGATGGTGGGGCGGCACCCCTTCCCCGGCCCGGGGCTGGCGATCCGCATCCTGGGCGCGGTGGACCGGGGGGAGCTGGACGTGCTCCGCCAGGCGGACGCCATCTACCTGGAGGAGATCCGCGCCGCGGGTCTCTACGACGACATCTGGCAGGCCTTCGCGGTGCTGCTCCCGGTGCGCTCCGTGGGCGTCATGGGCGACGAGCGCACGTACGAGAACGTGTGCGCGCTGCGGGCGGTCACGAGCCGCGACGGGATGACGGCGGACTGGTACCCGTTTCCGCACGACGTGCTGGCGCGGATCTCCACCCGGATCATCAACGAGGTGGACGGCATCAACCGCGTGTGCTACGACATCTCGTCCAAGCCGCCGGCCACCATCGAGTGGGAGTAG
- a CDS encoding putative glycoside hydrolase → MRGASVSPVLPLLAAALLLSACAESAEQLDRPGGFARTASAFLSEEAAAQPSAARAPEPPPPPPAPRETVPPIIRGVYVSSYAFATPAKRAALLALAETTEINAFVVDVKDDDGIRYVSEDPLAREVSKGTIPLKDLRAVVDTLKAHGIHPIARVVVFKDRYLAPARPEWAIRTPQGELWIDKAGNRWMSAWDERVWDYNIRVAEEAARAGFREIQFDYVRFPEAYRSLPKQVHAREGGQRTDAIAGFLSEARRRLHPLGVTVTADVFGLSMNEAADVGIGQQWETLSGIADGLLPMVYPSHYFPTHLPGIRTPNRLPYETVFTSVGMGVIRNQRMRDAGHTPARLVPWIQAFSMGHRYGPEELRAQTRALYDLGLEDWILWNAASRYDAVAAGLERETTPRAKQFGAPERLVRMVDRFDREGAAAARERLSPERTTAVGMD, encoded by the coding sequence ATGCGTGGTGCGAGCGTCTCCCCCGTCCTGCCGCTGCTCGCGGCCGCCCTGCTCCTCTCCGCCTGCGCGGAGTCCGCCGAACAGCTCGACCGCCCCGGGGGCTTCGCCCGCACGGCGAGCGCGTTCCTCTCCGAGGAAGCCGCGGCGCAGCCGTCCGCCGCGCGGGCGCCGGAGCCTCCGCCCCCGCCGCCCGCCCCGCGCGAGACGGTACCGCCCATCATCCGCGGGGTCTACGTCAGCTCGTACGCCTTCGCCACGCCGGCCAAGCGGGCGGCCCTCCTCGCGCTGGCCGAGACCACGGAGATCAATGCCTTCGTCGTGGACGTCAAGGACGACGACGGGATCCGCTACGTGAGCGAGGACCCGCTGGCGCGCGAGGTGTCGAAGGGGACGATCCCGCTGAAGGACCTCCGCGCCGTGGTGGACACGCTGAAGGCGCACGGGATCCACCCCATCGCCCGCGTCGTGGTCTTCAAGGACCGCTACCTCGCCCCGGCGCGGCCGGAGTGGGCCATCCGCACCCCGCAGGGGGAGCTGTGGATCGACAAGGCGGGGAACCGCTGGATGAGCGCGTGGGACGAGCGGGTGTGGGACTACAACATCCGCGTGGCGGAGGAGGCGGCGCGCGCCGGCTTCCGAGAGATCCAGTTCGACTACGTCCGCTTCCCGGAGGCGTACCGGAGCCTCCCGAAGCAGGTGCACGCCCGGGAGGGCGGCCAGCGGACCGACGCCATCGCGGGGTTCCTGAGCGAGGCCCGGCGGCGGCTGCACCCGCTGGGTGTGACGGTCACGGCGGACGTGTTCGGGCTTTCCATGAACGAGGCCGCCGACGTGGGGATCGGGCAGCAGTGGGAGACGCTCTCGGGGATCGCCGACGGTCTCCTCCCCATGGTGTACCCGTCGCACTACTTCCCCACGCACCTCCCGGGGATCCGCACCCCCAACCGGCTCCCCTACGAGACCGTCTTCACCTCGGTGGGGATGGGGGTGATCCGGAACCAGCGGATGCGGGACGCCGGGCACACGCCGGCGCGCCTCGTCCCCTGGATCCAGGCGTTCAGCATGGGCCACCGCTACGGGCCGGAGGAGCTGCGGGCCCAGACGCGGGCGCTCTACGACCTGGGGCTGGAGGACTGGATCCTGTGGAACGCCGCCTCCAGGTACGACGCGGTCGCCGCCGGCCTGGAGCGGGAGACCACACCCCGGGCGAAGCAGTTCGGGGCGCCGGAGCGGCTGGTGCGGATGGTTGACCGCTTCGACCGCGAGGGCGCCGCGGCTGCGCGGGAGCGGCTGTCGCCCGAGAGAACGACGGCGGTCGGGATGGACTGA
- the lysA gene encoding diaminopimelate decarboxylase — MEVLSAPNASRTEAFPRRDGVLFCEDVAIPDLVARWGTPLYIYSRTAIRERFRELTEALAPVPHLIAYSVKANGNLAVLRTLAEMGAGADIVSGGELHRARLAGIPGDRIVFSGVGKTVNELAAALDAGIYAFNVESEGELIALSELAKATGRKAPVALRVNPDIETPTPHAYTRTGHAATKFGIAAERARDLYCVAAKLPGIWVRGVDVHIGSQILEVEPYRRALQHVLDLAHSLKQEGLPLEFVDLGGGFGISYTGEEGISPAEFAEVVVPELLDSGLKLLVEPGRFVVGHAGLLVTRVLYLKEGGGKRFIITDAGMNDLLRPSHYAGWHAVDAVQLHGRESVRGDVVGPICETGDFLALDRELERPEPGELLAIHTVGAYGFSMSSTYNQRPRPAEVIVEGGEAKLARRRETLDDLVAAELGL, encoded by the coding sequence ATGGAAGTTCTCTCGGCTCCTAATGCGTCCCGCACCGAAGCGTTTCCTCGCCGGGACGGGGTCCTCTTCTGCGAGGACGTCGCGATTCCCGACCTGGTGGCCCGCTGGGGGACGCCCCTTTACATCTACTCCCGCACCGCGATCCGGGAGCGCTTCCGGGAGCTCACCGAGGCGCTCGCGCCCGTGCCGCACCTGATCGCCTACTCGGTCAAGGCCAACGGCAACCTGGCGGTGCTCCGCACCCTGGCGGAGATGGGGGCGGGGGCGGACATCGTCTCCGGGGGGGAGCTGCACCGGGCGCGGCTGGCCGGGATCCCGGGGGACCGGATCGTCTTCAGCGGGGTGGGGAAGACCGTCAATGAGCTGGCGGCGGCGCTGGACGCGGGGATCTACGCCTTCAACGTGGAGTCGGAGGGGGAGCTGATCGCCCTCTCGGAGCTGGCGAAGGCCACGGGCCGGAAGGCGCCGGTGGCGCTCCGGGTGAACCCCGACATCGAGACGCCGACGCCGCACGCGTACACCCGCACCGGGCACGCGGCCACCAAGTTCGGGATCGCGGCGGAGCGGGCGCGCGACCTGTACTGCGTGGCCGCCAAGCTCCCGGGGATCTGGGTGCGCGGGGTGGACGTGCACATCGGCTCGCAGATCCTGGAGGTGGAGCCGTACCGCCGCGCGCTGCAGCACGTGCTCGACCTGGCCCACTCGCTCAAGCAGGAGGGGCTGCCGCTGGAGTTCGTGGACCTGGGGGGCGGCTTCGGGATCTCGTACACGGGCGAGGAGGGGATCTCCCCGGCCGAGTTCGCGGAGGTGGTGGTCCCCGAGCTCCTGGACAGCGGGCTCAAGCTGCTGGTCGAGCCCGGGCGCTTCGTCGTGGGCCACGCGGGACTGCTGGTGACCCGCGTGCTCTACCTCAAGGAGGGGGGCGGGAAGCGCTTCATCATCACGGACGCGGGGATGAACGACCTCCTCCGGCCCAGCCACTACGCCGGGTGGCACGCGGTGGACGCGGTGCAGCTCCACGGGCGCGAATCGGTCCGCGGCGACGTGGTGGGCCCCATCTGCGAGACCGGCGACTTCCTGGCGCTCGACCGGGAGCTGGAGCGGCCCGAGCCCGGCGAGCTGCTGGCGATCCACACCGTGGGCGCGTACGGCTTCTCCATGAGCAGCACCTACAACCAGCGTCCCCGCCCCGCCGAGGTGATCGTGGAGGGGGGCGAAGCGAAGCTCGCGCGCCGCCGGGAGACGCTCGACGACCTTGTGGCGGCAGAGCTGGGCCTGTAG
- the proS gene encoding proline--tRNA ligase, with translation MANDKALTTRAEDFSAWYNELVLRAELADYSPVRGCMVIRPYGYRLWELMRDQLDRRFKETGHQNAYFPLFIPQSFLAREAEHVEGFAKEAAIVTHTRLKAVEGGGLIPDPDSKLEEPLIVRPTSETIIYEMFSKWVQSYRDLPLLYNQWANVVRWEMRTRLFLRTTEFLWQEGHTAHATEAEAEEETLQMLGVYREFMEGWLAMPVLTGRKSESEKFAGALRTYATEAMMQDNRALQAGTSHNLGQNFARQFELKFASESGAEEYAWNTSWGVSTRMIGGLVMTHGDDQGMVMPPRVAPIQVVIVPIYRKDEERELVLGKAREIVAALDGIRTHVDDRDKMSPGAKFYEWETKGVPFRIEVGPKDIAKEQVVLVRRVVGEGEERKQFLPEAEVLASMAERLEQFQAFLLERARARREASSHRGVDSYPRFREIIDGEGGFVYTGWCGSAECEARVKEETKATIRVLPFEEFRSPEAPTECVVCGGESVTEAVWAKAY, from the coding sequence GCTCCGGGCGGAGCTGGCGGACTACTCGCCCGTGCGCGGCTGCATGGTCATCCGCCCCTACGGCTACCGCCTCTGGGAGCTGATGCGCGACCAGCTGGACCGCCGCTTCAAGGAGACCGGGCACCAGAACGCGTACTTCCCCCTCTTCATTCCGCAGTCGTTCCTTGCCCGCGAGGCGGAGCACGTGGAGGGCTTCGCCAAGGAGGCGGCGATCGTCACCCACACCCGCCTCAAGGCGGTGGAGGGCGGCGGGCTGATCCCCGACCCGGACAGCAAGCTGGAGGAGCCCCTGATCGTCCGCCCCACCTCGGAGACCATCATCTACGAGATGTTCTCCAAGTGGGTGCAGAGCTACCGCGACCTGCCGCTCCTCTACAACCAGTGGGCGAACGTGGTGCGCTGGGAGATGCGCACCCGCCTCTTCCTGCGCACCACAGAGTTCCTCTGGCAGGAGGGGCACACCGCGCACGCCACCGAGGCGGAAGCGGAGGAGGAGACGCTGCAGATGCTCGGCGTCTACCGCGAGTTCATGGAGGGGTGGCTGGCGATGCCCGTGCTCACGGGGCGCAAGAGCGAGTCGGAGAAGTTCGCCGGGGCTCTGCGCACCTACGCTACCGAGGCGATGATGCAGGACAACCGCGCCCTCCAGGCGGGGACCTCGCACAACCTGGGGCAGAACTTCGCTCGCCAGTTCGAGCTGAAGTTCGCCAGCGAGTCGGGTGCGGAAGAGTACGCCTGGAACACCAGCTGGGGCGTCTCCACGAGGATGATCGGCGGGCTGGTGATGACGCACGGCGACGACCAGGGGATGGTGATGCCCCCCCGCGTCGCGCCCATCCAGGTGGTGATCGTCCCCATCTACCGCAAGGACGAGGAACGCGAGCTGGTGCTGGGCAAGGCGCGCGAGATCGTGGCCGCGCTGGACGGGATCCGCACGCACGTGGACGACCGGGACAAGATGTCTCCCGGGGCCAAGTTCTACGAGTGGGAGACCAAGGGCGTCCCCTTCCGCATCGAGGTGGGGCCCAAGGACATCGCCAAGGAGCAGGTGGTGCTTGTACGGCGCGTCGTGGGCGAGGGCGAGGAGCGCAAGCAGTTCCTCCCCGAAGCGGAGGTGCTGGCCTCCATGGCGGAGCGCCTGGAGCAGTTCCAGGCGTTCCTGCTGGAGCGGGCGCGTGCGCGCCGAGAGGCGAGCTCCCACCGCGGGGTGGACAGCTACCCGCGCTTCCGCGAGATCATCGACGGCGAAGGCGGGTTCGTCTACACCGGCTGGTGCGGCTCGGCGGAGTGCGAGGCCCGGGTGAAGGAGGAGACCAAGGCCACCATCCGCGTCCTCCCCTTCGAGGAGTTCCGCTCGCCCGAGGCGCCCACGGAATGCGTGGTCTGCGGCGGGGAGTCCGTCACCGAGGCGGTCTGGGCGAAGGCGTACTGA